The following is a genomic window from Bacillota bacterium.
TCGACCCGGAAAGGTTTCTCCTGGCTCAGTGGGCCCTCGTTCCGCGGTGCCTTTGCCTTCACGGAGAAGGCGGCGACCGAAGATGGAGGGGTGACCGCCTACGACCGCCCCCTCGAGCGCCTGGCGGCGCTCCTAGACCATCGGCGCCTGCGCGGCCGCGGCCACCGCGTCACGGGCAGGCCGGTGGTCGGCCTGCTCCCCCTCGGCACCCTGCCTTGCGCGGTGGCGGACTGCGTTTTGGTGGTGGCCGAAGCCGCCGGCCAGGTCAAGACCACGACGGGCGGCGGCGTGTACTACGGACTGCTGGCGGCCGAGATTTCTGTGGAGGTGTTGGCCCGCGCGCTGGCGGAGGACACCTGTCTGCGGAGTCGTGGGCCGGGTGTGATCGCCGGTGGAGGTCCCGCAACGCGGTACGGGTGCGGGTCGGAGACCCGCAGCCAGCTATTTGGAAAGATATCGCGAACTCATTGGAGAGGTAGGGAAAGTTTAGGGATGGCACACGCCGTCGAAACGGAAGGGCTGGGGAAGAGATACCTCAATAGGTGGGCCGTTAGGGAAGTCGACCTGGCGGTGGAACAGGGAACCATTTTCGCGCTCCTGGGGCCGAACGGTGCCGGCAAAACCACCACCACGAGAATCCTGACTACCATCATACGGCCCGATGCTGGAACGGCCAGAGTCTGTGGCTATGACGTATGCAGCCAATCGTTCCAGGTAAGAAGCTGCCTCGCTTTGGTCCCTCAGGGTGGAGGCCTTGGCGAGCAGTTCAATGTGCATGACAACATCTGGTTGTACTTGATCCTGCGAGGGGTGCGACCGTCTAAGGCGAGACTCCTGGCTCGTGATGTGCTGGAACGTTTTGACTTGACCGAGCACATGCACAAGAAATCCTCGGAGCTCTCAGGTGGTCTCAGACGACGGGTGGATGTGGCACGCGCTCTGGCATTGCCAGCACAGGTACTGTTCTTGGATGAGCCTACCACAGGCCTGGATCCTGTGTCGCGCCATACCGTGTGGACGCGCGTACAGGAGGCGCGTGAACAGGGTTCCACGGTGTTCCTGACCACCCAGGCGATGGACGAGGTGCATGAACTGGCCGATGAGGTTTGCTTCTTGAGAGAAGGTGTGGTGGTGTGGCGGGGCTCCAAGAGGTCTCTGCTGGATGAGTTGGGACAGACCGCTGTTTCCCTCATGCTGGGAGACGTCGGGAACGGGGCGGGCGGCGTGAGTGTAGCCGAAGTGGCGGAAAAACTGCGTGCCGTCCAAGGTGTATTGCAGGCGAAGGCTGCAGGGGAACAACCTGCCGCCTTGCGCCTACAACTGAAGGGAAACGGGGCCTGCTTGCCCGAGGTGATCGCTCTCCTGTACGGGTGGGGCCACCGGCTGGCAGGGCTCGAGGTCGGTGCTCCCACGGTGGAGGAAGCCTACCTGCGGCTGTTTGGGAGGGATGAAAGCCGTGCTTAGCGAACTTGGGCGCGTGCTTTACCGGGATCTGCAGGGACTACTCAAGTCGCCCTTCCGCTTTGTCTTCGTTGTGGGCCCTGTCCTTTCTTTCCTGCTGTTCGCACCCGCCTTGGCACAAGCCGTAGGGAGCATCCGTGTGGGAACGGTAGAGATGAACTACGCCGCCTTCGTGGTACCTGGCCTCCTGGTACTCAACTCCATGGCGCTCGGACTGAGAGCCTCCTTCTCGGTATGGATGGATAAGATGATGCGCCAGCTTGAGGTGTTGTTTGCCCTGCCCATCCGTCGGGCCACTCTGCTTGCCTCGATCTCGATCACCGGGGTTCTCGACGTACTTATGGTGAACTCGATCCTCATCCTCATATCGACGCCAGTGTTGGGCGACCGAATCAGATGGTCACTGGGCACAATTGCGGCAGTGTGGGTGGTGTCGGCGCTCTCCGGCGCGGCCTGGGCTTTACTGGGCGTGAGCGCGGCTGCGATCATAGAGCGGAGTGAGTCTTATAACCTGTTCATGAACCTGCTGGGCACGCCCCTCATGTTCACCTCCTGCGTGTACTATCCACTGGCGGCCATCCCGGGCTGGATCCGTCCCCTAGCCTATGTCAATCCTCTCACTTACGCCACGAACCTTCTGCGGGGCCTGCTTAGCGGTGCTCATGGGTGGCTGGGCCTAGACCTGATTGTGGTGGTCGTTTTCGTAGCTCTTGCGGCGGCCTCCGCCGCGTTCTTTTACCCGCGCTGCCTGAGATGATGCACCGTCAGTGAACACGTCCCAGTGCGTCGCGCCCGCCAAGTCGGCCGCGTGTACCCAGCTGGACTTCGTGACTGGCTATCCGGGCCACGGTGCCTCATGTGCTTGTATCTTCTGTCCCTACCAACTAAGTCCTCGCCCGGCAGTGACCATGCCGACCCAGGGAGGAACTGCTAGTTCCCTACAGAACAGATGCTTCCGAACCAGGGGTATGGGCGGGTCACTTAGCAGGGGCAGTTGCCGTTGTTGCAAACGAAGCGTCAGGAGTGTTTAACGAGTCGACGGCCAGATAAAGCCACGCCGGTGGCCGCCATTGGAAGGAGATGGTGGTACTTGCGGCGTATCATGTCGCTGCAACCCCTCACCAGGTCGCCGCGGGTCGTTGGCTTAGCAAGCGGGGGTGACGGTCGTCAAGACGCTGGTGTTGATCGACTATGAGAACATCCACTGGAGCATGAAGCGCAACTTCAAGGTCAAGCCGGAACCCCGCCCGTCTGGTTGACCTAGTAATCGGTTTGGTACATGAGAGATTCCCGAACACTGTGAAGAACCTTCGCGCCTATGCTGACTTTGACCTGGATGAGCTTCGGGGGTTGCAGACGGCGCTGCAGCGCAAAATGGTGGAGACTCGCCACGTGTATGGCAAGACGGGCCCTGATGAGGTGACGGAAGAACGCGTCTGACCTTGAACTGATGCTGGATGCGTACGAAATGGCGCTGACCGATCCGGCTTGCGACTCGTTCGTCTCGTGGGCGGGGACCGGGACCTGATTCCTCTAGTCCGTCGTCTGAAGACCATGGGAAAGACAGTGGTTGTTATAGGGGTCAAGCTGACCACTAGCCAGGACCTTATTGAAACGTGCGGTGAGCAGAACTTTGTCTCCAACTGGGAACGACTCCTGCGGTCACCATGCCCGACTCTCACAATGCGGGCGACTTCGGTTCCTTCCTGGTGGGGGCACCGCACGAGTACGCCATCACGGCGGAGCAACTGACCCATCGCACCGACGGGCATATGAACATCGATGCGGTAAGGGCGGGTGCCGTCGTGATTTGCCCGGTCAAGGTACCGGGAGGCGGGGTGTACGTGGGTGACATGCACGCCTGCCAGGGCGATGGCGAGGTGGCCGGGCACACCGCCGACGTCTCGGGGACCGTCACTCTCCAGGTGCGGGTGATCAAGAACCTCGGGATCGATGGGCCCATCATCCTGCCCGTCCCCGAAGACCTGCCCTACCTGGCCAGACCTCTTGAGGCTGGGGAGCGCGCCCGGGCTGTGGCGCTGGCGCGGAGGTGGGGGCTGGAGCGGATTGAAGAGTCGGCTCCCATCAGTTTTGTCGGCACCGGGCCCGATCTGAACGCGGCCACTCAGAACGGGCTCGAGCGGGCGGCAAGCTTGCTCGGCATGAGCGTGCCCGAGGTCAAGAACCGTGCTACCATCACGGGAGCCGTCGAAATCGGGCGGTTGCCGGGCGTGGTGCAGGTTACCTTCCCTGCTCCGCTGGAACGGCTGGAGCGAGTCGGGTTGTTGCCGTTCGTCAGGGAACAGTACGAGCTGCTGTAGGATGGGGCTGGCGACTTCCCCCGGAGGGGCGAAGCCGCCAGGTCAAGTGCGCGTATGGGTACCGTACCGGGGGATATCCTTCCCAGGGGGTGGGCAAGGTGCGCAGGGATGCGGGTGGGAAACCGGGAGTACTGATCATGGGGATCCTGGACACCAAGGGGGACGAGGTCCGCTTTTTGCGCGACCAGGTCGAGCGGGCCGGCGGCGCGCCGATCGTGATGGAGCTGACGGTGAGCGGGAAAGCGGTGGGGTGGGCGGACATCTCCATCGACGAGGTGGCCCGGGAGGCCGGGGTTGCTGCCGGGGCGCTGACGGGAATGCCGCGGGAGAAGGCCGCCGATCTGGTGGCGAAGGGGGCTACGGCGATCGCGTCTCGCCTGGTACAGGAGGGCAGGGTGGGGGCCGTGATGGGGTTCGCCGGTTCCCTGGGGACCTCCATCTGTACCCGGGTCATGCAGGAGTTGCCTTACGGCGTCGCCAAGCTGATGCTCTCGACCATGGCTTCCGGTGATTGCCGCCCCTACGTCGACATCAAGGACATTGCCATGTGGTACCCGGTGGCGGAAAAGGGGCTCAACTCGGTGACGGTCAGGATCCTGAGCGCCGCCGCCGGGGCTGCCGTGGGTGCGGCCTCCGCTCCCGAACCGGCCATCGCCACCAGGCCTCTCATCGGTTATACCATGTTCGGTACCACCACCCCTTGCGTCGAGGTGGTGCGCGGCTACTTCGAGGAGAGAGGCTACGACTCGATGGTCGTCCACGCCGTGGGCAGCGGCGGCAGGTCGATGGAAGAGATGATCAGGAGCGGTTTCATCGCCGGGATGGCGGATGTCACCACCCACGAACTGACCGACATGGTCTGCGGGGGAGTGTTGAGCGCGGGGCCGGGCAGGCTGACGGCAGCCGGGGAAAGGGGCGTCCCCCAGGTGATCTCCACGGGCGGGGCGGACATGATCAACTTCGGGCCCCGGGAGCAGGTGGTGGGTAAGGCGTCGCTGGTCACGGGTCGCACCTTCGAGGAGGAAGAGAAGCTTTACCCCGGCCGCACCATTTACAGGCACAACCCCATGGTGACCGTGATCGGCACGCTGCCCGAAGAAGCCCGCGCCCTGGCCCGTGCCATCGCCGAGCGCCTGAACCGGGCCCGGGGACCCACCTGCGTGGCAGTCCCCATGAGGGGGTGGAGCGCGTATGACATCCGCGAACCCGATCTGTCGTTGGGGTGGGCGGGTCCCGGCCCGGGGCCGTTCTGGGATGGAGGAGACCCTGAACGCCCGACCTGGTCCAAGCGGAGCGTGGCATTTCTCGACGAGTTGAAGGAGCAGGTCGATCTTTCCAGGGACAACCTGGAGGTGCTGGTGGCGGACAGGCACATCAACGAGAGGGAATTCGGCCTGTTGCTTGCCCGCATCCTGGATGACATGCTGGGCGGGCGGTGGCGGAAGCGCATGTACGGGGATCTGCTGCCCTGGGTTTCCCCGCTGCAGGGCTGTTAGGGGAGGGATAAGGATGGGCAAGAGGATCGTGCGGGATGTAATCCTGCAGAACTTGCGCGAGAAGGTGAATAGGGGCGAACCCGTCATCGGTTGCGGGGCGGGTACCGGCATCTCGGCCAAGATGGCAGAGGCCGGCGGCGCAGACCTGATCATCATTTACAATTCGGGACGTTACCGCATGTCGGGGCGCGGCTCCCTGGCCGGCCTCATGCCATACGGGGACGCCAACGCCATCGTGGTGGACATGGCGCGTGAGGTTATCCCGGTGGTGAAGCACACGCCGGTTCTCGCCGGGGTGTGCGGGACGGATCCCTTCCGCGACATGGAGGTTTTCCTGGAGGAGCTCATCCGGATCAACTTCAGCGGCGTACAGAACTTCCCCACCGTGGGCTTGATCGACGGGGTATTCCGGGCCAACCTGGAAGGCACGGGCATGGGGTACGACAAGGAAGTGGAGATGATCAGGCTCGCCCGCGAGATGGGCCTGCTCACGGCGCCTTACGTGTTCGACGAGGACCAGGCGCGCAGAATGGCCGAGGCCGGTGCCGACGTTCTGGTTCCCCACGTGGGGCTCACCACTGCGGGCACCATCGGGGCGACTGTGGCACTTTCGCTGGACGAGGCCATCGAGAGAGTGCTCGCCATGGCGAAGGCGGCCCGTGAGGTAAACCCCGACATCATCGTACTGTGCCACGGAGGGCCGCTGGACGAGCCGGCCAACGTGGCCCGCGCCCTGGAGAGGATGCCCGGGATCGCCGGGTTCTTCGGTGCCTCCAGCATCGAACGGCTGCCCACCGAGCGCGCCATCCGGGAGCAGGTTCGGGCATTCAAGTCTCTCAAGCTGACCCGCGGGTGAAGGGTGCGGCCGGGGCAGTCGGGCGGCCCTACCAAACCGGGCGCGCGCGGTCCGGGGAGAGACGTTGGCCTGCAAGGAGCGGGAATTCGTGGAGGCAGGCAAGGCGGCCCGTACATCGTGGATTGGCTGAGCCAGGAGCACCCTGACCACGTTGGAATCCTCACCGAGAACTTGCGCCAGATGGAACAGCACCTCGCCGGCGCGGGTACTGCTTTGCTGGATCTGGCCGGCCTGTAACTTCCTTCGGGCGTCTCCCGCACGGGCGGCTCCGGCCCCGGCGGGCCGGCAGGACGCGGACGAGGCTGTCCGAATTGGGGACGCTAATGTGGCCCGTATCAACTCCTCCCTTCGTTCCAAGTCCGAGTTGATCGTCGCAAACTTGCTCGCGGACCGGGGCATCCCCTTCACCTATGAGACAGCCCTGTACGCACCCGATGTGACCTTCTACCTGCCCGATTTCACCCTCACGTGCCGCGGTATGAGATGGTATTGGGAGCATCTGGGGTTGATGCATGATACCGAATACCGGGCGCACTGGCAGCAGAAGGCGGACTGGTATCGCAAGCACGGCTTCGCCCAGCAAGTGATTGTCACCACCGAGAGCAAGGGGGTGGACTCGGCTGCTTTTGCGGAGATCATCGACAACCTCCTCGGGGGGGCCTTGGCCTTCCTCGTCGACCTCGCCAACCGCGACGGCATCAAGCGCGCCGTGGAGTCCCACCGCCTCTTCGACTGGCATGCCCCCTCCTCTCCGCCCTCCTCGACGGCCGCCTCTCCCTCGTCCGCCCCCTCCTCAGA
Proteins encoded in this region:
- a CDS encoding Tm-1-like ATP-binding domain-containing protein, with translation MRRDAGGKPGVLIMGILDTKGDEVRFLRDQVERAGGAPIVMELTVSGKAVGWADISIDEVAREAGVAAGALTGMPREKAADLVAKGATAIASRLVQEGRVGAVMGFAGSLGTSICTRVMQELPYGVAKLMLSTMASGDCRPYVDIKDIAMWYPVAEKGLNSVTVRILSAAAGAAVGAASAPEPAIATRPLIGYTMFGTTTPCVEVVRGYFEERGYDSMVVHAVGSGGRSMEEMIRSGFIAGMADVTTHELTDMVCGGVLSAGPGRLTAAGERGVPQVISTGGADMINFGPREQVVGKASLVTGRTFEEEEKLYPGRTIYRHNPMVTVIGTLPEEARALARAIAERLNRARGPTCVAVPMRGWSAYDIREPDLSLGWAGPGPGPFWDGGDPERPTWSKRSVAFLDELKEQVDLSRDNLEVLVADRHINEREFGLLLARILDDMLGGRWRKRMYGDLLPWVSPLQGC
- a CDS encoding ATP-binding cassette domain-containing protein; protein product: MTAYDRPLERLAALLDHRRLRGRGHRVTGRPVVGLLPLGTLPCAVADCVLVVAEAAGQVKTTTGGGVYYGLLAAEISVEVLARALAEDTCLRSRGPGVIAGGGPATRYGCGSETRSQLFGKISRTHWRGRESLGMAHAVETEGLGKRYLNRWAVREVDLAVEQGTIFALLGPNGAGKTTTTRILTTIIRPDAGTARVCGYDVCSQSFQVRSCLALVPQGGGLGEQFNVHDNIWLYLILRGVRPSKARLLARDVLERFDLTEHMHKKSSELSGGLRRRVDVARALALPAQVLFLDEPTTGLDPVSRHTVWTRVQEAREQGSTVFLTTQAMDEVHELADEVCFLREGVVVWRGSKRSLLDELGQTAVSLMLGDVGNGAGGVSVAEVAEKLRAVQGVLQAKAAGEQPAALRLQLKGNGACLPEVIALLYGWGHRLAGLEVGAPTVEEAYLRLFGRDESRA
- a CDS encoding phosphoenolpyruvate hydrolase family protein; protein product: MGKRIVRDVILQNLREKVNRGEPVIGCGAGTGISAKMAEAGGADLIIIYNSGRYRMSGRGSLAGLMPYGDANAIVVDMAREVIPVVKHTPVLAGVCGTDPFRDMEVFLEELIRINFSGVQNFPTVGLIDGVFRANLEGTGMGYDKEVEMIRLAREMGLLTAPYVFDEDQARRMAEAGADVLVPHVGLTTAGTIGATVALSLDEAIERVLAMAKAAREVNPDIIVLCHGGPLDEPANVARALERMPGIAGFFGASSIERLPTERAIREQVRAFKSLKLTRG
- a CDS encoding ABC transporter permease — protein: MLSELGRVLYRDLQGLLKSPFRFVFVVGPVLSFLLFAPALAQAVGSIRVGTVEMNYAAFVVPGLLVLNSMALGLRASFSVWMDKMMRQLEVLFALPIRRATLLASISITGVLDVLMVNSILILISTPVLGDRIRWSLGTIAAVWVVSALSGAAWALLGVSAAAIIERSESYNLFMNLLGTPLMFTSCVYYPLAAIPGWIRPLAYVNPLTYATNLLRGLLSGAHGWLGLDLIVVVVFVALAAASAAFFYPRCLR